One Fusobacterium nucleatum genomic window carries:
- the nth gene encoding endonuclease III → MTKKEKVKKILVELEKKFGEPKCALDFKTPFELLVAVILSAQCTDKRVNIVTEEMFKHVNTPEDFANMELEEIENYIKSTGFFRNKAKNIKKCSEQLLEKYNGEIPKDMDKLTELAGVGRKTANVVRGEVWGLADGITVDTHVKRLTNLIGLVDNEDPIKIELELMKIVPKKSWIVFSHYLILHGRATCIARRPRCSECEISKYCNYGIKKLSNDN, encoded by the coding sequence ATGACAAAAAAGGAAAAAGTAAAAAAAATATTAGTAGAATTGGAAAAGAAGTTTGGAGAGCCTAAATGTGCTTTGGATTTTAAAACTCCTTTTGAGCTTTTGGTAGCAGTTATACTCTCTGCACAGTGTACAGATAAGAGAGTTAATATAGTTACAGAAGAAATGTTTAAACATGTAAACACACCAGAAGATTTTGCTAATATGGAATTAGAAGAAATTGAAAACTATATAAAGAGTACAGGTTTTTTTAGAAATAAAGCTAAGAATATAAAAAAGTGTAGTGAGCAGTTATTAGAAAAATATAATGGAGAAATTCCAAAAGATATGGATAAACTTACAGAGTTAGCAGGAGTCGGAAGAAAAACTGCCAATGTTGTAAGAGGAGAAGTCTGGGGACTTGCAGATGGGATAACTGTTGATACACATGTTAAAAGACTTACAAACCTAATAGGACTTGTAGATAATGAAGATCCAATAAAAATTGAATTGGAGCTGATGAAAATTGTTCCTAAAAAATCTTGGATAGTTTTTTCTCACTATCTTATTTTACATGGAAGAGCAACTTGTATTGCAAGAAGACCAAGGTGCTCAGAATGTGAAATTTCCAAGTATTGCAACTATGGGATAAAAAAATTATCTAATGATAACTAA
- the nifS gene encoding cysteine desulfurase NifS, whose translation MKVYLDNNATTKVDEEVVKAMIPYFSEYYGNPFSLHLFGAETGKAVTEARQTIADILKAKPNEIIFTASGSEGDNLAIRGIARAYKHRGKHIITSTIEHPAVKNTFMDLMEDGFEITMVPVDENGVIIMDEFKKALREDTILVSVMHANNEVGTFQPIEEIAKITKERKIIFHVDAVQTMGKVEIYPEKMGIDLLSFSGHKFHAPKGIGVLYKRDGVRLARIITGGNQEGKRRPGTSNVPYIVGLAKALQIAVANMKEEWKREETLRNYFEDEVSKRIPEIKINGKGARRLPGTSSITFKYLEGESMLLNLSLKGIAVSSGSACSSDSLQPSHVLLAMGIPAEYAHGTLRFSLSKYTTKEEIDYTIESLVEIIEKLRELSPLWKTFKDNKLTNVASFD comes from the coding sequence ATGAAAGTTTATTTAGATAATAATGCAACAACAAAGGTTGATGAAGAAGTTGTAAAAGCAATGATACCATATTTTTCAGAATATTATGGTAATCCATTTAGCTTACATTTATTTGGAGCTGAAACAGGAAAAGCAGTTACAGAAGCAAGACAAACTATTGCTGATATTTTAAAAGCTAAACCAAATGAAATAATTTTTACTGCCTCTGGAAGTGAAGGAGATAATTTAGCAATAAGAGGAATAGCAAGAGCATATAAACATAGAGGAAAGCATATTATAACATCTACAATAGAACATCCAGCTGTAAAAAATACTTTTATGGATTTAATGGAAGATGGTTTTGAAATTACGATGGTGCCAGTTGATGAAAATGGTGTTATAATAATGGATGAATTTAAAAAAGCATTAAGAGAAGATACTATTCTTGTAAGTGTTATGCATGCTAATAATGAAGTTGGAACTTTTCAACCAATAGAAGAAATTGCTAAAATAACAAAAGAAAGAAAGATAATATTTCATGTTGATGCAGTTCAAACTATGGGAAAAGTTGAAATATATCCAGAAAAAATGGGAATAGATTTATTATCATTCTCAGGGCATAAATTTCATGCACCAAAGGGAATAGGTGTTTTATACAAAAGGGATGGAGTCCGTTTGGCAAGAATAATAACTGGTGGTAACCAAGAAGGAAAAAGAAGACCAGGAACCTCAAATGTACCATATATAGTTGGTTTAGCTAAGGCTTTACAAATAGCAGTAGCAAATATGAAAGAAGAATGGAAAAGAGAAGAAACATTAAGAAACTATTTTGAAGATGAAGTATCAAAAAGAATACCAGAAATAAAAATAAATGGAAAAGGTGCAAGAAGATTGCCAGGAACTTCAAGTATCACTTTTAAATACTTAGAAGGTGAATCTATGCTTTTAAATCTAAGTTTAAAAGGAATTGCAGTAAGTTCAGGTTCAGCTTGTTCATCTGATAGCTTACAACCATCACATGTTTTACTAGCTATGGGAATACCTGCTGAATATGCACATGGGACATTAAGATTTTCTTTAAGTAAATATACTACAAAAGAAGAAATTGATTACACTATTGAATCTTTAGTTGAAATAATAGAAAAATTAAGAGAATTATCACCATTATGGAAAACTTTTAAAGATAATAAGTTAACTAATGTAGCAAGTTTTGATTAA
- the nifU gene encoding Fe-S cluster assembly scaffold protein NifU, translating into MQYTEKVMQHFMNPHNVGVIENPDGYGKVGNPSCGDIMEIFIKVDNDILTDVKFRTFGCASAIASSSISTDMIIGKTVDEALKVTNKAVVEALGGLPAVKMHCSVLAEEAIKMAIEDYIAKRDGKKHNN; encoded by the coding sequence ATGCAATATACAGAAAAAGTTATGCAACACTTTATGAACCCTCACAATGTAGGAGTGATTGAAAACCCAGATGGATATGGAAAAGTTGGAAACCCATCTTGTGGAGATATAATGGAAATTTTTATTAAAGTTGATAATGATATTTTAACAGATGTTAAATTTAGAACTTTTGGTTGTGCATCAGCTATTGCAAGTTCTTCAATTTCAACTGATATGATTATTGGAAAAACAGTTGATGAAGCACTAAAAGTAACAAATAAAGCTGTTGTTGAAGCATTAGGTGGATTACCAGCAGTTAAAATGCACTGTTCAGTTTTAGCAGAAGAAGCTATTAAGATGGCAATAGAAGATTATATAGCAAAAAGAGATGGAAAAAAGCATAATAATTAA